GGATACGGCGGGTACGACGCCGACGGTCACCCCATCTTCCACACCGAGCTGAAACCGGACATCGCTTTCGACGACATCGAGGAATGCTCGCTCGGCGGCCTGAATCTCATCGTGCAGGAACGCGGATTCACGCCGGGCTACGTGCCGCCGGAGCAGCGACCGAATTAGTCGGCCTCAAGGACCTCTCGGTTGAGAACGTTGCGGGCTGCCCCACCAATTACGCTGCCCGTGTGCTCATTGCGATCGAGGGTGTCGACGGTGCAGGCAAACATACGTTGACGGGCGGCCTGCGGGCGGCGTTCGAGGCCGGCCACCGCTCCGTCGGCAGCCTGTCCTTCCCTCGCTACCACCGCTCGGTGCCTGCCGATCTGGCCGCCGAGGCGCTGCACGGCGCCCACGGCGACCTCGCGGAATCCGTCTACGCGATGGCCACCCTGTTCGCGCTCGACCGCGCCGGCGCCCGCGAGGAGATCGAACATCTGCAGGCGGCCTATGACGTCGTCATCCTGGACCGTTACGTCGCCTCCAACGCCGCATACAGCGCGGCCCGACTGCACCAGGACGCCGACGGCGACGTGGTGGACTGGGTTCGCGAGCTCGAGTTCGATCGGCTCAAGCTGCCCCGCCCCGACTGGCAGGTTCTGCTCGATGTCCCGACCGAGTTGGCCGCGCAGCGCGCCGAGCATCGCGCCAATACCGACGCCGACCGCGCCAAGGACGCCTATGAGCGCGACGGCGGGCTCCAACAGCGCACCGGCGCGGTGTACGCCGCGCTGGCGGCGGCCGACTGGTGCGGTCGATGGGCGGTCGCGGGCCCAGATGTGGACCCGGCCGGCCTGGCGGGGCGGCTAAGCAGCAGATAAAGCAGAGAAACCCGCGTGTGGTACCCCGGTTTTATCGCGATCGGGTGACACCATGGACACCATGAGGCAAAGGATCCTTGTCGTCGATGACGACCCATCGCTGGCCGAGATGCTCACCATCGTCTTGCGTGGTGAGGGATTCGACACCGCGGTGATCGGCGATGGCAGCCAGGCGCTGACCGCGGTCCGTGAACTGCGGCCGGACCTGGTCCTGCTGGACCTGATGCTGCCCGGCATGAACGGGATCGACGTGTGCCGGGTGCTCCGCGCCGACTCCGGTGTTCCGATCGTCATGCTCACGGCCAAGACCGACACCGTCGACGTGGTGCTCGGCCTGGAATCCGGCGCCGACGACTATGTGATGAAGCCCTTCAAGCCCAAGGAGCTGGTGGCCCGAGTCCGCGCGCGGCTGCGCCGCAACGAGGACGAGCCTGCCGAGCTGCTCTCGATCAACGACGTCGAGATCGACGTGCCGGCGCACAAGGTCACCCGTCAGGGCGAGCAGATTTCGCTGACCCCGCTGGAGTTCGACCTGCTCGTGGCGCTGGCACGCAAACCTCGCCAGGTGTTTACTCGTGATGTGCTGCTCGAACAGGTGTGGGGATATCGCCACCCCGCCGACACCCGTTTGGTGAACGTGCATGTCCAACGGTTGCGGGCCAAGGTCGAGAAAGACCCGGAGAACCCGCAGGTGGTGTTGACCGTTCGAGGAGTGGGATACAAGGCCGGACCGCCGTGATCGTTCACGGCTCGGCGGTGGCCGGAATTTTCACCGCGCGGCGGTGGCCGTGATCTTCAGCTCCAGACGCCGCATCCGTGGCCGCTGGGGGAGTTCCGGGCCGCT
The window above is part of the Mycolicibacterium fortuitum subsp. fortuitum genome. Proteins encoded here:
- the mtrA gene encoding two-component system response regulator MtrA — its product is MDTMRQRILVVDDDPSLAEMLTIVLRGEGFDTAVIGDGSQALTAVRELRPDLVLLDLMLPGMNGIDVCRVLRADSGVPIVMLTAKTDTVDVVLGLESGADDYVMKPFKPKELVARVRARLRRNEDEPAELLSINDVEIDVPAHKVTRQGEQISLTPLEFDLLVALARKPRQVFTRDVLLEQVWGYRHPADTRLVNVHVQRLRAKVEKDPENPQVVLTVRGVGYKAGPP
- a CDS encoding dTMP kinase, producing MLIAIEGVDGAGKHTLTGGLRAAFEAGHRSVGSLSFPRYHRSVPADLAAEALHGAHGDLAESVYAMATLFALDRAGAREEIEHLQAAYDVVILDRYVASNAAYSAARLHQDADGDVVDWVRELEFDRLKLPRPDWQVLLDVPTELAAQRAEHRANTDADRAKDAYERDGGLQQRTGAVYAALAAADWCGRWAVAGPDVDPAGLAGRLSSR